From the Cydia amplana chromosome 8, ilCydAmpl1.1, whole genome shotgun sequence genome, the window GCGGCGAGGGCCCTGGCGAGGTGCTCGTCGACGACGGCGGCGACGTCGCCCGAGTAGTGCGTGAACACGACGCAGTTGGCGCTGACGTACTGCGCCGTTGTGGCTCACCTTTAGGCTTGTCGGCGGCGAGGGCCCTGGCGAAGTGCTCGTCGACGACGGCGGCGACGTCGCCCGAGTAGTGTGTGAACACGACGCAGTTGGCGCTGACGTACTGCGCGCGCGCTCGTCCGTGCGCCGCGCACTCGCCCTCCGACTCTGATGACCCGCCACCTACAAACATAACTCTTTTTAATTTGGGGAGCAGGCTTTGCTACTCCGGAGGCTTAAATACCAAAGAACATCAAATGTAATCTCTGATTCTCtgcctatacctacttaataaaaggATTTATTAAACTTCATAGATGGTTACCAACAAATAGCAGTATTTAGCTGCAATAACACGTCCACGCGTTTGAAGAAGCATAGCTCGTCGGTGACCTGCAAGTGTCCACTGGGTGACGCTAAAGAAGTAACAACGTATCAACGTACCTATATGTTACTAAATGTAGCTCGCTCACACGTGCTGAACTTGAACGAATAGCTCCTGAACTGAACTGTTTATTGCGGATTAGACACCAGAGGGCAGCGGGGTAACAAGTGGGCGTTCAAGGCTGGTCAAATATATGATAGAGATCTCGAAATGCCGCTTAGGAGTACCCACCGTCAGCGACGCCGAGCCGCTGCTGACGGAGTAGGTAGTTAGTTACGCACCGTCAGCGCTGGCGCGGCCGGGCGCGGACAGCTCCTCCTTGGCGCGGAGATGTGCCGCGTGCGGCGGGGAGCCCGGGGACTGCGCGCCGGACGACGCCGAGCCGCTGCTGACGGAGTAGGTAGTTAGTTACGCACCGTCAGCGCTGGCGCGGCCGGGCGCGGACAGCTCCTCCTTGGCGCGGAGATGTGCCGCGTGCGGCGGGGAGCCCGGGGACTGCGCGCCGGACGACGCCGAGCCGCTGCTGACGCCGGCCGCCGCGCCGTAGCCCTCGCCGCCGTTGCCCGTCTGCACGTTAAACTGCAACAATGCAACACATTACTATGCTGtaactagggatgtaccgaACTATTACCAAAGCGGAATTTCATCTCGTTCGAATTTGAAGCAACCCAATTGAGGAAGCATCTAAAGCTTAagaatcatattttatttgggtACTTATATACAGACAAGGAATTTATTGGTGTGCCTGTTTATACATTATCTTCGTCTTCGTGTACTTAATGACATCTAAATGAAAGCCGCTAAATGTACTTACCCTAATGAAGAGAACATTtataatttcgcgcctttttttactgacaagatttgcttgaccagctatatatatatatatcattgaTGGCATTTCTAGTGTTGTGTTCCTAGGTGTTGGTCTAATGGTGTGTATGATGATGTATATAGACAAAAAGTTTTTATCCTGAATAGAAGTGGATTCGATTCGcataatacctacattaatttttttgtcaaaactggcgattttgtgactgactgtacatttttccAAAATCTTTAAATGGCGATCGTCATTACcccttcgtatgtctaagcgctgatcagtgcgaacgaatttaaacctattgtattaAACAATATCTAAATAATGTTGATGTTATTTATACACTAATAACGATATGTTagttataactatataatgctttaaatgtaaatttataaaccGACTTGTAACGAtgttactaataaatattttcttttctttttcttttcttttcaatGGATTTTTAAATTCatgcgcactgatcagtgcttagacatacgaagggttaattaAAAAGTTACGGAAGGACTCCAAAGACTATTTCCACGTTGCAGGCTGCAGAACTGGGTCAGGTAGGTAGCAGGTAGTTGCCCTCAGATTACACAGATTAGTATAATTATACTGTATATGTATCCCAAATTAAATAGGCAATAGATACTACTTTGTGGGAAGGTTTTGTCGCCCGCGCTGAtggcgctgcgcggacgcattCCGCGCGCGCCCCACCAACACGCATCCAGCTAGTTATCTACCCGGATCACTGGTAAGTATCGCTAGATCGCTACCAACCTACGCATCTTACAACGTCGTTAACATGGTACAGGTACGCACTTGTAGGTAGATTGTGCAGTTCAAGGTTAATTAGTTTATCACCTTGGGAATAAATCAATATACATTCAACTTAGGGTTTTTTACGCGTTTTTCTATAAGCTACCAAGCAAACCTACCAAAAAAGATGACAGTTAATTTGAAATCAATTGTGAAGAAAATACATAAGGTTGAATTTCTTTTGTTTAACAAAACAATAGAAATTCAACTGTGTTCCAATCGAAAATGGTttaaatgacattgaagtaataagtacctacctactacggGTAAGACCAATGGCCACCATGGGCCTGAGGAGGATGcaaactgtaggtacctaagtactaaCGAGTCATAATCGGCATTCACTTACCTATAGGTAGTAGAGGTAGGTATAAATGCTGAAAATTTTAACGCACAGGCCACAGCGCAGCAGTGAATGAGCTTACGGCGCGGACGCGGGCGCGGATAGCGCACCGCGCATGCGTCACAGCCGTCACCGCATTCCGCGCCCAAAAAACTCGCCCGACGACACACCGAGCGCTGGGCGGCGGAAGCGGAGGGGGCCACAATCCACAAGATAAATTCATACCTTGGCCATATTTACGCAGGAAAACAGCGAGTCTTTTGTTTCCAAAAGTTAAGAGGGggcgtaaagccaggaaattagaataAAACAAAAGATACGGTGCAGGTTTTAACATTTTATCTGAATTACTGAAAATATACTTATGATacctatgtttaaaaaaaatctcgacTGATATTGTATATGGGGCAGCGATTTACAACTGAAAAACATTTTCATTAAGTGTTTTATTCTATCGAGCGAACTGTAACCTTCGGTTGAAGCCTGCCCTTGCTAAAAGGAATAGTCTAATATTAGTCTAGTTTCCGTCTGAATTTCATGATAAGCTAAGTGAATTCAGCCGTTTCTCATCATGGCAGGCGCATATCAGCTCATAGCAGGCTCATTTCTTATCAGGGTTTTCGGTTCAAAACTAATACCTACGTTTCAAAATGCTATAGGTAGCTAAATAAAGTTCCTATATGTTGGAAGGAGCGGGCGCCGCGGCCGTACAGGCAGGGGTAGTAGTAGTATATGGTGAGGTACTGACCCGGTCATACTGGAAGTGCGGCGCTTGGTGGAAGGAGCGGGCGCCGCGGCCGTACAGGCAGGGGTAGTAGTAGTATATGGTGAGGTACTGACCCGGTCATACTGGAAGTGCGGCGCTTGGTGGAAGGAGCGGGCGCCGCGGCCGTACAGGCAGGGGTAGTAGTAGTATATGGTGAGGTACTGACCCGGTCATACTGGAAGTGCGGCGCTTGGTGGAAGGAGCGGGCGCCGCGGCCGTACAGGTAGGGGTAGTAGTAGTATATGGTGAGGTACTGACCCGGTCATACTGGAAGTGCGGCGCTTGGTGGAAGGAGCGGGCGCCGCGGCCGTACAGGTAGGGGTAGTAGTAGTATATGGTGAGGTACTGACCCGGTCATACTGGAAGTGCGGCGCTTGGTGGAAGGAGCGGGCGCCGCGGCCGTACAGGCAGGGGTAGTAGTAGTATATGGTGAGGTACTGACCCGGTCATACTGGAAGTGCGGCGCGTGGTGGAAGGAGCGGGCGCCGCGGCCGTACAGGCAGGGGTAGTAGTAGTATATGGTGAGGTACTGACCCGGTCATACTGGAAGTGCGGCGCGTGGTGGAAGGAGCGGGCGCCGCGGCCGTACAGGTAGGGGTAGTAGGCGCCGTACATGAGGTCTGGGCACGTCACCGCCATGCCCGCCCcatgccgcgccgcgcgccccgcgccgccgccggcccgaGCCTGCAACAACACAATCAAACATGTACTTACTATATACAACTCGTAGAAGATCACGCCGTGAAGATAGatgacaatagggatgatgacacatgttgaattttataacaaaatctagtaaaatagatagcaaacgagaaaaatatcacaataatgtggatattaaaataaaatattgaaaaattacaaaaatacgggacctgaaagttt encodes:
- the LOC134650608 gene encoding protein vestigial; the protein is MAVTCPDLMYGAYYPYLYGRGARSFHHAPHFQYDRFNVQTGNGGEGYGAAAGVSSGSASSGAQSPGSPPHAAHLRAKEELSAPGRASADGGGSSESEGECAAHGRARAQYVSANCVVFTHYSGDVAAVVDEHFARALAADKPKESVPMVSRNLPASFFNAAAGAACGVDLYDYDPWHQHYSGYGHAAHRHAAEYHAAAAAQAAQAHNMAAAGYPPLLLGRSPLHAQYKPVEWQHSLEHHAPHAPHAAHAACSPYSYPAVPGLEAQVQDTSKDLYWF